A genomic stretch from Streptomyces venezuelae ATCC 10712 includes:
- a CDS encoding carbohydrate ABC transporter permease, whose protein sequence is MSAPSVTPSKAASPRHSPPPAAEPVPGGGRFAKSLRRNLTAHGFLIGAVLCFAFFSWYPMVREFLLAFQKTESGQSTWVGFDNLVTVVNDPAFWQAWRNTLLFTVLALVFGFAVPFLVALVINEFHHGQGYLRLLVYLPVMLPPVASVLLFKYLYDPGYGLLNELLRFLHLPEQQWLQDPDLSMLSVVIASTWMNMGGAALIYLAALQSIPGELYEAAELDGAGLLRKIWHVTIPQTRLILSLMLLMQIIATMQVFVEPFLLTGGAGPEGSTTTVVHLIYQYAFNFNNYGAAAALGLLLLVLLAGFSAAYVKLSRAEDE, encoded by the coding sequence ATGTCGGCCCCCAGCGTGACCCCGAGCAAGGCGGCCAGCCCCCGCCACTCCCCGCCGCCGGCGGCGGAACCCGTACCAGGCGGCGGCCGGTTCGCGAAGAGCCTGCGGCGCAACCTGACCGCCCACGGCTTCCTCATCGGCGCCGTCCTCTGCTTCGCGTTCTTCTCCTGGTACCCGATGGTCCGGGAGTTCCTCCTGGCCTTCCAGAAGACCGAGAGCGGACAGTCGACCTGGGTCGGCTTCGACAACCTCGTCACCGTCGTCAACGACCCGGCCTTCTGGCAGGCCTGGCGCAACACGCTCCTGTTCACCGTGCTCGCGCTCGTCTTCGGCTTCGCCGTCCCCTTCCTCGTCGCCCTCGTCATCAACGAGTTCCACCACGGCCAGGGCTACCTGCGGCTCCTCGTCTACCTGCCCGTGATGCTCCCGCCGGTCGCCTCGGTGCTCCTCTTCAAGTACCTGTACGACCCCGGCTACGGACTGCTCAACGAGCTCCTCCGCTTCCTCCACCTCCCCGAGCAGCAGTGGCTCCAGGACCCCGACCTCTCCATGCTCTCCGTCGTCATCGCGTCGACCTGGATGAACATGGGCGGCGCGGCCCTCATCTACCTCGCCGCCCTCCAGAGCATCCCCGGCGAGCTGTACGAGGCCGCCGAACTCGACGGCGCCGGACTGCTCCGCAAGATCTGGCACGTCACCATCCCGCAGACCCGGCTCATCCTCTCCCTGATGCTGCTCATGCAGATCATCGCGACCATGCAGGTCTTCGTCGAACCGTTCCTGCTCACCGGCGGCGCCGGCCCCGAGGGATCGACCACGACCGTCGTCCACCTCATCTACCAATACGCCTTCAACTTCAACAACTACGGTGCCGCGGCGGCGCTCGGCCTGCTCCTTCTCGTACTCCTGGCCGGATTCTCGGCCGCGTACGTCAAGCTCAGCCGCGCCGAGGACGAGTAG
- a CDS encoding CARDB domain-containing protein, with the protein MRGKILSWRLTIGALVAGLIAIGLLPVTAHAAAAPNLALGRTVTAGGAHGAYPAGNVTDGSQQSYWEGPAGSFPQWVQIDLGAGTRVDDAVLKLPTGWEARSQTVAVLGSTDGGTFTTLAAAQPRSFDPAAANTVTIGLASATVRYLRVQVTANTGWNAAQLSEVEVHGQSGGPVDPPPTGTNLARNKPIEATSTTQTYVAANAVDDNTGTYWESAGFPASLTVKLGADADVTAVVVKLNPDQIWGPRTQAIQVLGRAQAASGFTSLKARADYAFSPSAGQNAVTIPVSGRYADLRLTFFSNTGAPGAQVAEFQVVGTAAPGPDLTVTDLSWTPSAPSETETVTVQATVRNAGTAAAAATTVEVSVEGAVAGSAPVGPLAAGASATVPVTVGKRPMGSYTVSAVADPTDTVAELDNGNNSRTAATKLVVGQSPGPDLRVTAITTQPASPAVGTPVTFTVTVQNRGTTAAAAGSVTRLTAATTTLSGTTGAVPAGQSVTVPISGSWTATAGGATLTATADATGTVTETDESNNVLSRSLVVGRGAAVPYTEYEAEDARYQGTLLTADQKRTFGHTNFATESSGRKSVRLGSTGEFVEFTSTNPANSIVVRNSVPDAAAGGGAEATISLYANDVFVRKLTLSSKHSWLYGSTDDPEGLTNRPGGDARRLFDESHALLSQSYPVGTKFRLQRDADDRASFYIVDLIDLEQVAPPAAKPANCVSITEYGAVPNDGIDDTDALQRAVTADQNGQIPCVWIPAGQWRQEQKILTDDPLNRGQFNQVGIRDVTIRGAGMWHSQLYTLTPPHEAGGINHPHEGNFGFDIDHNTQISDIAIFGSGTIRGGDGNAEGGVGLNGRFGKDTKISNVWIEHANVAVWAGRDYSNIPDLWGPGDGLEFTGMRIRNTYADGINFANGTRNSTVFNSSFRNTGDDALAVWASKYVKDTSVDVGHDNHFRNNTVQLPWRANGIAVYGGYGNTIENNIISDTMNYPGIMLATDHDPLPFSGQTLISNNALHRTGGAFWNEDQEFGAITLFAQGQPIPGVTIRDTEILDSTYDGIQFKTGGGEMPDVKITNVRIDRSVNGSGILAMSGARGSATLTGVTITNSAEGDVLVEPGSQFVVNRAG; encoded by the coding sequence ATGAGAGGCAAAATCCTGAGCTGGCGGCTGACCATCGGCGCGCTCGTCGCCGGACTGATCGCCATCGGACTCCTGCCGGTCACCGCTCACGCGGCGGCCGCACCCAACCTCGCCCTCGGCAGAACGGTGACCGCCGGTGGCGCCCACGGGGCGTACCCGGCGGGCAACGTCACCGACGGCAGCCAGCAGTCCTACTGGGAAGGCCCGGCCGGATCGTTCCCGCAGTGGGTGCAGATCGACCTCGGCGCCGGAACCCGGGTCGACGACGCCGTCCTCAAGCTCCCCACCGGCTGGGAGGCCCGCTCCCAGACCGTCGCCGTACTCGGCAGCACCGACGGCGGCACCTTCACCACCCTCGCCGCGGCCCAGCCACGGTCCTTCGATCCCGCCGCGGCGAACACCGTCACCATCGGCCTCGCCTCCGCCACCGTTCGGTACCTCCGCGTCCAGGTGACGGCCAACACCGGCTGGAACGCGGCCCAGCTCTCCGAGGTCGAGGTCCACGGCCAGAGCGGAGGCCCGGTCGACCCGCCGCCCACCGGCACCAATCTGGCCCGCAACAAGCCGATCGAGGCGACCTCCACCACCCAGACGTACGTCGCCGCGAACGCCGTCGACGACAACACCGGCACCTACTGGGAATCCGCCGGCTTCCCCGCCAGCCTCACCGTGAAGCTCGGCGCCGACGCCGACGTCACCGCCGTGGTCGTCAAGCTCAACCCCGACCAGATCTGGGGCCCGCGCACCCAGGCGATCCAGGTCCTCGGCCGTGCGCAGGCCGCCTCGGGCTTCACCTCGCTCAAGGCCCGCGCCGACTACGCGTTCAGCCCGTCCGCCGGGCAGAACGCCGTCACCATCCCGGTCAGCGGCAGATACGCCGACCTCCGGCTCACCTTCTTCTCCAACACCGGCGCCCCCGGCGCCCAGGTCGCCGAGTTCCAGGTCGTCGGCACGGCGGCGCCCGGCCCCGACCTCACCGTCACCGACCTCAGCTGGACCCCGTCCGCCCCCTCCGAGACGGAGACCGTCACGGTCCAGGCCACCGTGCGCAACGCCGGCACCGCCGCGGCGGCCGCCACCACCGTCGAGGTCAGCGTCGAGGGCGCCGTCGCCGGGTCCGCCCCGGTCGGCCCGCTCGCCGCCGGAGCCTCCGCGACCGTCCCGGTCACCGTCGGCAAGCGGCCCATGGGCTCGTACACCGTCTCCGCCGTGGCCGACCCGACCGATACCGTCGCCGAACTGGACAACGGCAACAACAGCCGGACGGCCGCCACGAAGCTGGTCGTCGGCCAGAGCCCCGGCCCCGACCTCCGCGTCACGGCCATCACCACCCAGCCCGCCAGCCCCGCCGTCGGCACCCCCGTCACCTTCACCGTCACGGTCCAGAACCGCGGCACCACCGCGGCCGCCGCCGGCAGCGTCACCCGGCTCACCGCCGCGACGACCACCCTGAGCGGCACCACCGGCGCCGTCCCTGCCGGCCAGTCGGTCACCGTGCCGATCTCCGGCAGCTGGACCGCCACGGCGGGCGGCGCCACGCTGACCGCGACGGCCGACGCCACCGGCACCGTCACCGAGACCGACGAGAGCAACAACGTCCTCTCGCGCTCGCTCGTCGTGGGCCGGGGCGCGGCCGTCCCCTACACCGAGTACGAGGCGGAGGACGCCCGCTACCAGGGCACCCTGCTCACCGCCGACCAGAAGCGGACCTTCGGGCACACCAACTTCGCCACCGAGTCCTCCGGCCGGAAGTCGGTCCGGCTGGGCTCCACCGGCGAGTTCGTCGAGTTCACCTCCACCAACCCGGCCAACTCCATCGTCGTCCGCAACTCCGTGCCCGACGCGGCCGCCGGCGGCGGCGCCGAGGCCACGATCAGCCTCTACGCGAACGACGTCTTCGTCCGCAAACTCACCCTGTCGTCCAAGCACAGCTGGCTCTACGGCAGCACCGACGACCCCGAAGGACTCACCAACCGTCCCGGCGGCGACGCCCGGCGCCTGTTCGACGAGTCCCACGCCCTGCTCTCCCAGTCGTACCCCGTGGGCACCAAGTTCCGCCTGCAGCGCGACGCCGACGACCGGGCCTCCTTCTATATCGTCGACCTGATCGACCTGGAGCAGGTGGCGCCCCCGGCCGCCAAGCCCGCGAACTGCGTCTCGATCACCGAGTACGGCGCCGTACCCAACGACGGCATCGACGACACCGACGCCCTCCAGCGCGCGGTGACCGCCGACCAGAACGGTCAGATCCCCTGCGTCTGGATCCCCGCCGGCCAGTGGCGCCAGGAGCAGAAGATCCTCACCGACGACCCGCTCAACCGAGGTCAGTTCAACCAGGTCGGCATCCGGGACGTCACCATCCGCGGCGCCGGCATGTGGCACTCCCAGCTCTACACCCTCACCCCGCCGCACGAGGCCGGCGGCATCAACCACCCGCACGAGGGCAACTTCGGCTTCGACATCGACCACAACACCCAGATCTCCGACATCGCCATCTTCGGCTCGGGCACGATCCGCGGCGGTGACGGCAACGCCGAGGGCGGCGTCGGCCTCAACGGACGCTTCGGCAAGGACACGAAGATCAGCAACGTCTGGATCGAGCACGCCAACGTCGCCGTCTGGGCCGGCCGCGACTACTCCAACATCCCCGACCTGTGGGGCCCCGGCGACGGCCTCGAGTTCACCGGCATGCGGATCCGCAACACCTACGCCGACGGCATCAACTTCGCCAACGGCACCCGCAACTCGACCGTCTTCAACTCGTCCTTCCGCAACACCGGCGACGACGCCCTGGCCGTCTGGGCCAGCAAGTACGTCAAGGACACCTCGGTGGACGTCGGCCACGACAACCACTTCCGCAACAACACCGTCCAGCTGCCCTGGCGCGCCAACGGCATCGCGGTCTACGGCGGCTACGGCAACACCATCGAGAACAACATCATCTCGGACACCATGAACTACCCCGGGATCATGCTGGCGACCGACCACGACCCGCTGCCCTTCTCCGGACAGACCCTCATCTCCAACAACGCCCTGCACCGCACGGGCGGCGCGTTCTGGAACGAGGACCAGGAGTTCGGCGCCATCACCCTGTTCGCCCAGGGCCAGCCCATCCCCGGCGTCACCATCCGGGACACCGAGATCCTCGACTCGACCTACGACGGCATCCAGTTCAAGACGGGTGGCGGCGAGATGCCGGACGTCAAGATCACCAACGTCCGCATCGACAGGTCGGTCAACGGCTCCGGAATCCTCGCGATGAGCGGCGCCCGCGGCAGCGCGACGCTGACCGGCGTCACCATCACCAACTCGGCCGAGGGCGACGTCCTCGTCGAGCCCGGTTCGCAGTTCGTCGTCAACAGGGCCGGATGA
- a CDS encoding extracellular solute-binding protein, translated as MRSARFRRTRRASAVTLVSALTLTALAACGTSSSNNGSGGSEGGGSSDPTAPLDPKTKVTLTIDCMPPAAKAAELKEWKEDVAEFNKTYPNVTIEGRSTPGQCLEPPRFTAMLKAKSQPDVFYTYFTDLPQVLSEDGAADISAYVNDKTVPLLKDIDPNVLNSLKQDGKLYGLPTSNYTMGLLVNRKLFTQAGLDPDAPPRTWDEVRTAAKKIAGLGNGIAGFGEYSAGNTGGWHFTAQMYSVGGDVVDASGKKAAFNNELGKQVAKNLHAMRWEDDSMGKTQLLQWGDLQKQIATDKLGMFLAAPDDIAYMVQQLGAKYENFGMGPIPGAKNTLAGGNNYMIKKGISGDKIKAAIAWLNFKNLTVGKGQFDWARTKRDALPVGVPQPNFWLNDSKAKDDAARVAHATMPVANFKAFMDNPVAGKAEPPKAQEVYKVLDNVMSGLLTNKDADIDKLLATAETQVNQVLAQQ; from the coding sequence ATGAGAAGTGCCCGGTTCCGCCGTACGCGCCGCGCCAGCGCGGTCACCCTCGTCTCCGCGCTCACGCTGACCGCCCTCGCCGCCTGCGGCACGAGCAGCAGCAACAACGGCAGCGGTGGTTCCGAAGGCGGCGGGTCATCCGACCCCACCGCCCCGCTGGACCCCAAGACCAAGGTGACGCTCACCATCGACTGCATGCCCCCCGCGGCGAAGGCGGCCGAGCTCAAGGAGTGGAAGGAGGACGTCGCCGAGTTCAACAAGACCTACCCGAACGTCACCATCGAGGGCCGCTCCACCCCCGGCCAGTGCCTGGAACCGCCGCGGTTCACCGCGATGCTCAAGGCCAAGTCCCAGCCGGACGTGTTCTACACCTACTTCACCGACCTGCCGCAGGTGCTCTCCGAGGACGGCGCCGCCGACATCAGCGCCTACGTCAACGACAAGACCGTCCCGCTCCTCAAGGACATCGACCCGAACGTCCTGAACTCCCTTAAGCAGGACGGCAAGCTGTACGGCCTGCCCACCAGCAACTACACCATGGGCCTGCTCGTCAACCGCAAGCTCTTCACCCAGGCGGGCCTCGACCCCGACGCCCCGCCGCGCACCTGGGACGAGGTCCGCACCGCCGCCAAGAAGATCGCCGGACTCGGCAACGGCATCGCCGGCTTCGGCGAGTACAGCGCGGGCAACACCGGCGGCTGGCACTTCACCGCGCAGATGTACAGCGTGGGCGGCGACGTCGTCGACGCGAGCGGCAAGAAGGCCGCCTTCAACAACGAGCTCGGCAAGCAGGTCGCGAAGAACCTCCACGCCATGCGCTGGGAGGACGACAGCATGGGCAAGACCCAGCTCCTCCAGTGGGGCGACCTGCAGAAGCAGATCGCGACCGACAAGCTCGGCATGTTCCTCGCCGCGCCCGACGACATCGCGTACATGGTCCAGCAGCTCGGCGCGAAGTACGAGAACTTCGGCATGGGACCCATCCCCGGCGCCAAGAACACCCTGGCCGGCGGAAACAACTACATGATCAAGAAGGGCATCTCCGGCGACAAGATCAAGGCCGCGATCGCCTGGCTCAACTTCAAGAACCTCACGGTCGGCAAGGGCCAGTTCGACTGGGCCCGCACCAAGCGCGACGCCCTCCCCGTCGGCGTCCCCCAGCCCAACTTCTGGCTGAACGACTCCAAGGCCAAGGACGACGCCGCCCGCGTCGCCCACGCCACCATGCCGGTCGCCAACTTCAAGGCCTTCATGGACAACCCCGTCGCGGGCAAGGCCGAGCCGCCGAAGGCCCAGGAGGTCTACAAGGTCCTCGACAACGTGATGTCCGGGCTCCTCACCAACAAGGACGCCGACATCGACAAGCTCCTCGCCACCGCCGAGACACAGGTCAACCAGGTCCTCGCCCAGCAGTGA
- a CDS encoding discoidin domain-containing protein produces the protein MTIRNWRSRTLSAVIATSLLALGGPLVSARAAGGPNIALGDTAAAASAHAEYGAANITDGNQGTYWQSAGSTLPQWVQVDLGATTRVDEVVLKLPAGWESRNQTLSVQGSADGTSFATLKSSATYAFTPGAANTVTVAFPATRARFVRIDITANSGWQAAQLSELEVHAADGSSTNLASGRTLTASSHTEVYTAGNANDGNRATYWESANNALPQWIQADLGSSVRVDRVVLRLPDGWGARSQTLKIQGSTNGTAFTDLTASQAYAFDAAGGRAATITFDATTTRYVRVLVTANTVQPAAQVSELEIYGPTSGDTQAPTAPANLAYTQPATDRIRLTWNAATDDTGVTGYDIYANGTLLTSGAGDVTTFTDTRPAGQTVSYRVRAKDAAGNQSADSNTVTRTGDTGDTQAPTAPADLALTEPTAGQIRLTWRASSDNIGVTGYDVYADNVLRGSVAGNTTTYTDTQPASATVTYRVRAKDAAGNQSPDSNAVTRTGSGGTGSNLAIGKEINASSVVHTFVAAHANDNDVSTYWEGAGGSYPNTLTVKLGSNADINRLVLKLDPATAWSTRSQTVEVLGREQSASGFTGLAAAKSYTFDPASGNTVTIPVTARVADVQLRFTANTGAPAGQLAEFQVIGVPAPNPDLEVTGLTRSPASPVESDPVTVSATVRNSGQAAAPASAVAIRLGGTKVATAQVGALAAGAQTTVSASLGARDAGTYRLSAVADEANAVIEQNESNNTYTSATDLVVRPVSSSDLVATAVTTSPSSPAAGDPVTFKVALKNQGTAASAAGGHGVTLTLTDSTGATVKTLTGAHTGALAAGAGAEVDLGPWTAVNGSYTVRTVIADDANELPVKRANNTSTQPLFVGRGADMPYDMYEAEDGTVGGGATVAGPNRTIGDIAGEASGRKAVSLDATGEYVEFTTRRPTNTLVTRFSIPDSPGGGGIDSTLNLYVDGVFKKSLPLTSKYAWLYGDEAGPGNSPGAGAPRHIYDEAHLLLGETVRAGSRIRLQKDAANTSTYAIDFVNLEQVAPVANPDPATYTVPAGFGHQDVQNALDKVRMDTTGTLVGVYLPPGDYQTSSKFQVYGKPVKVVGAGPWFTTFHAPSAQDNTDVGFRAEAAAKGSLFKGFAYFGNYTSRIDGPGKVFDFANVTDIVIDDIWNEHMVCLYWGANTDRITIKNSRIRNMFADGINMTNGSTDNHVVNNDARATGDDSFALFSAIDAGGADMKNNVYENLTTTLTWRAAGVAVYGGYNNTFRNIHIADTLVYAGITISSLDFGYPMNGFGTEPTTFENISVVRAGGHFWGSQTFPGIWVFSASKVFQGIRVNHVDIVDPTYSGVMFQTNYVGGQPQFPIKDTVFTDVSITGARKSGDAFDAKSGFGLWANELPESGQGPAVGEVTFNGLRLSGNAVDIRNTTSTFKINVNP, from the coding sequence ATGACCATCCGCAACTGGAGATCACGGACCCTGAGCGCCGTGATCGCGACCAGCCTCCTGGCACTGGGAGGACCCCTCGTGTCCGCCCGGGCGGCCGGCGGCCCCAACATCGCCCTGGGCGACACCGCCGCGGCGGCCAGCGCCCACGCCGAGTACGGCGCCGCGAACATCACCGACGGCAACCAGGGAACGTACTGGCAGAGCGCCGGCAGCACCCTGCCGCAGTGGGTCCAGGTCGACCTGGGCGCCACCACCCGCGTCGACGAGGTGGTGCTGAAACTGCCCGCAGGCTGGGAGAGCCGCAACCAGACCCTCTCCGTCCAGGGCAGCGCCGACGGCACGAGCTTCGCCACCCTGAAGAGCTCCGCCACCTACGCCTTCACCCCGGGCGCGGCCAACACCGTCACGGTCGCCTTCCCGGCCACCCGGGCCCGGTTCGTCCGGATCGACATCACCGCCAACTCCGGCTGGCAGGCCGCCCAGCTCTCCGAGCTGGAGGTGCACGCGGCCGACGGCTCCTCCACGAACCTGGCGAGCGGCCGCACCCTGACCGCGAGCAGCCACACCGAGGTGTACACCGCGGGCAACGCCAACGACGGCAACCGGGCCACCTACTGGGAGAGCGCCAACAACGCCCTCCCACAGTGGATCCAGGCCGACCTCGGCTCCTCCGTCCGCGTCGACCGGGTCGTGCTGCGCCTCCCGGACGGCTGGGGCGCCCGCAGCCAGACCCTGAAGATCCAGGGCAGCACGAACGGCACCGCGTTCACCGACCTGACCGCCTCCCAGGCGTACGCCTTCGACGCCGCCGGAGGACGGGCCGCGACCATCACCTTCGACGCCACCACCACCCGGTACGTCCGCGTCCTGGTCACCGCCAACACCGTGCAGCCCGCCGCCCAGGTCTCCGAGCTGGAGATCTACGGGCCGACGTCCGGGGACACCCAGGCTCCGACCGCCCCCGCGAACCTCGCCTACACCCAGCCGGCCACCGACAGGATCAGGCTCACCTGGAACGCCGCCACCGACGACACCGGCGTCACCGGCTACGACATCTACGCCAACGGCACCCTGCTGACCAGTGGCGCCGGCGACGTCACCACCTTCACCGACACCCGGCCCGCCGGCCAGACGGTCAGCTACCGGGTCCGCGCCAAGGACGCGGCGGGAAACCAGTCCGCCGACAGCAACACCGTCACCCGCACCGGGGACACCGGCGACACCCAGGCCCCCACCGCACCCGCCGACCTCGCCCTCACCGAGCCCACCGCCGGACAGATCAGGCTCACCTGGCGCGCCTCCTCCGACAACATTGGCGTCACCGGCTACGACGTCTACGCCGACAACGTCCTGAGGGGCAGCGTCGCCGGAAACACCACCACCTACACCGACACCCAGCCCGCCTCCGCGACCGTCACCTACCGCGTCCGCGCCAAGGACGCGGCGGGCAACCAGTCGCCCGACAGCAACGCCGTCACCCGCACCGGCAGCGGCGGTACGGGCTCCAACCTCGCGATCGGCAAGGAGATCAACGCCTCCTCCGTCGTGCACACCTTCGTCGCGGCCCACGCCAACGACAACGACGTGAGCACCTACTGGGAAGGCGCGGGCGGCAGCTACCCGAACACCCTCACCGTCAAGCTCGGCTCCAACGCCGACATCAACCGCCTCGTCCTCAAGCTCGACCCGGCCACCGCCTGGTCGACCCGGAGCCAGACCGTCGAGGTCCTCGGCCGCGAACAGAGCGCCTCGGGCTTCACCGGCCTCGCCGCCGCGAAGAGCTACACCTTCGACCCGGCGAGCGGCAACACCGTCACGATCCCCGTCACCGCCCGGGTCGCCGACGTCCAGCTGAGGTTCACCGCCAACACCGGCGCACCGGCGGGCCAGCTCGCGGAGTTCCAGGTGATCGGGGTCCCGGCCCCCAACCCGGACCTCGAAGTCACCGGCCTGACCAGATCGCCCGCCTCGCCGGTCGAGTCGGACCCGGTCACGGTCAGCGCCACCGTCCGCAACAGCGGCCAGGCCGCCGCACCGGCCAGCGCGGTCGCGATCCGCCTCGGCGGCACCAAGGTCGCCACCGCCCAGGTCGGCGCCCTGGCGGCCGGCGCCCAGACCACGGTCAGCGCCTCCCTCGGGGCCCGCGACGCGGGGACGTACCGGCTGAGCGCCGTCGCGGACGAGGCGAACGCCGTCATCGAGCAGAACGAGTCCAACAACACCTACACCAGCGCCACCGACCTGGTGGTCAGGCCGGTGTCCAGCTCCGACCTGGTCGCCACCGCGGTCACGACCTCACCGTCCAGCCCCGCAGCCGGTGACCCGGTCACCTTCAAGGTCGCCCTGAAGAACCAGGGCACCGCGGCGAGCGCGGCGGGCGGCCACGGTGTCACCCTCACCCTGACGGACTCGACGGGCGCCACCGTCAAGACCCTGACGGGCGCCCACACCGGAGCCCTCGCGGCCGGCGCGGGCGCGGAGGTGGACCTCGGGCCGTGGACCGCCGTCAACGGCTCCTACACGGTGCGGACGGTCATCGCCGACGACGCCAACGAACTGCCGGTCAAACGCGCCAACAACACCTCCACCCAGCCCCTCTTCGTCGGGCGCGGCGCCGACATGCCGTACGACATGTACGAGGCGGAGGACGGCACCGTGGGCGGCGGAGCCACCGTCGCCGGTCCCAACCGCACCATCGGTGACATCGCGGGCGAGGCCTCCGGCCGCAAGGCCGTCAGCCTGGACGCGACGGGGGAGTACGTCGAGTTCACCACCCGGCGCCCGACCAACACCCTGGTGACCCGCTTCTCGATCCCGGACTCCCCGGGCGGCGGCGGCATCGACTCCACCCTCAACCTCTACGTCGACGGGGTGTTCAAGAAGTCGCTCCCGCTCACCTCGAAGTACGCCTGGCTGTACGGGGACGAGGCCGGTCCCGGCAACTCCCCGGGCGCGGGCGCCCCGCGCCACATCTACGACGAGGCGCACCTGCTGCTCGGCGAGACCGTGCGGGCGGGCAGCAGGATCCGGCTCCAGAAGGACGCCGCGAACACCTCCACGTACGCGATCGACTTCGTCAACCTGGAGCAGGTCGCCCCGGTCGCGAACCCGGACCCGGCCACGTACACCGTGCCCGCCGGCTTCGGCCACCAGGACGTGCAGAACGCCCTGGACAAGGTCAGGATGGACACCACCGGCACGCTCGTCGGTGTCTACCTGCCGCCGGGCGACTACCAGACGTCGAGCAAGTTCCAGGTGTACGGGAAGCCGGTCAAGGTGGTCGGCGCCGGACCGTGGTTCACGACGTTCCACGCCCCGTCGGCCCAGGACAACACCGACGTCGGCTTCCGTGCCGAGGCGGCGGCCAAGGGCTCGCTGTTCAAGGGCTTCGCCTACTTCGGCAACTACACCTCGCGCATCGACGGGCCGGGCAAGGTCTTCGACTTCGCGAACGTGACCGACATCGTCATCGACGACATCTGGAACGAGCACATGGTGTGCCTCTACTGGGGCGCCAACACCGACCGGATCACCATCAAGAACTCCCGGATCCGGAACATGTTCGCCGACGGCATCAACATGACCAACGGGTCGACGGACAACCACGTCGTCAACAACGACGCCCGGGCCACCGGCGACGACAGCTTCGCGTTGTTCTCGGCGATCGACGCCGGCGGTGCCGACATGAAGAACAACGTCTACGAGAACCTCACCACCACCCTGACGTGGCGGGCGGCAGGGGTGGCCGTCTACGGCGGCTACAACAACACCTTCCGCAACATCCACATCGCCGACACGCTCGTCTACGCGGGCATCACCATCTCCTCCCTGGACTTCGGCTACCCGATGAACGGCTTCGGGACCGAACCCACGACCTTCGAGAACATCTCCGTCGTCCGGGCGGGCGGCCACTTCTGGGGCTCCCAGACCTTCCCCGGCATCTGGGTGTTCTCGGCCTCCAAGGTCTTCCAGGGCATCCGGGTGAACCACGTGGACATCGTCGACCCCACCTACAGCGGGGTGATGTTCCAGACGAACTACGTGGGCGGCCAGCCGCAGTTCCCCATCAAGGACACCGTGTTCACGGACGTCTCCATCACCGGGGCGCGCAAGAGCGGTGACGCCTTCGACGCCAAGTCGGGCTTCGGCCTCTGGGCCAACGAGCTGCCCGAGTCCGGCCAGGGCCCGGCCGTGGGCGAGGTGACCTTCAACGGCCTGCGGCTGAGCGGCAACGCCGTGGACATCCGTAACACCACCTCCACCTTCAAGATCAACGTCAACCCGTAA